The following nucleotide sequence is from Methanomassiliicoccus sp..
GATAACATCGGACGGAGAGCATGAGGGAGGTACGCTACCAGAAGATAGATGCTTTTTCTGAGGGGATCGCGGAGGGCAACCCCGCGGGGGTAGTCATGCTGGAGAAGGACCAGGAGCTGACACCAGAGGAGATGCAGGCGATAGCCAGAGAGCAGAAGGGGACTGTCAGCGAGGTGGTGTTCTGCACCCCCAGAGGGCCAGGGACATACACGCTGCGCTACTACTCCTCGGAGTGCGAGGTGGATTTCTGCGGCCACGGTTCCATCGCCTGCATGTACTCCCTGCTCCATGCCGGGCCGCGACCGCCTCCCTTGGAAGTGGTCACGATCGAGACCAGACGTGGGAAGCTGCCGGTGTTCGACGATATCGACGCATCGGACGCGGTGTACATATCCTCCCCGGAACCGCAGCGCCTGCCCTGCACCGTGACCTCAAGAGAGGTCTCTTCCGCCCTCGGGATCCCAGAGGCCCACTTGGAGGGAGGGATGGAGCTGATAAATGCAGGCCTCCGCACGCTGTTGGTGCCTCTGAGGGGACTCGA
It contains:
- a CDS encoding PhzF family phenazine biosynthesis protein, whose amino-acid sequence is MREVRYQKIDAFSEGIAEGNPAGVVMLEKDQELTPEEMQAIAREQKGTVSEVVFCTPRGPGTYTLRYYSSECEVDFCGHGSIACMYSLLHAGPRPPPLEVVTIETRRGKLPVFDDIDASDAVYISSPEPQRLPCTVTSREVSSALGIPEAHLEGGMELINAGLRTLLVPLRGLDEVLRTLPDLGVLGAFCRDREVDIVLIFSKETSLPSSGYRTRVFAPKYGYLEDPATGSGNSALGHCLLDHGMWDGGLLQIEQGPSLDAPNIVRLRTSGPEGGRRVLFGGSAITRWERMLRIDNPGTADPLPDTERRISIGHDDRCLNER